In Nocardioides marinus, one DNA window encodes the following:
- the sufU gene encoding Fe-S cluster assembly sulfur transfer protein SufU, which produces MSAELDSLYQEIILDHYKNPHHKGLREPFAAEVHHVNPTCGDEVTLRVHVADGVVADVSYDAVGCSISQASTSVMTDLVIGKPVEEAMGIHEEFLTLMQGKGAVEPDEEVLEDGIAFSGVAKFPARVKCALLGWMAWKDATGQSLSTTDATSPAQGGTDD; this is translated from the coding sequence ATGTCGGCGGAGCTGGACTCGCTGTACCAGGAGATCATCCTGGACCACTACAAGAACCCCCACCACAAGGGACTCCGCGAGCCCTTCGCGGCCGAGGTCCACCACGTGAACCCGACCTGCGGCGACGAGGTCACGCTGCGCGTGCACGTGGCCGACGGCGTCGTGGCCGACGTGTCGTACGACGCCGTGGGCTGCTCGATCTCGCAGGCCTCGACCTCGGTGATGACCGACCTGGTCATCGGCAAGCCGGTCGAGGAGGCCATGGGCATCCACGAGGAGTTCCTCACCCTCATGCAGGGGAAGGGCGCCGTGGAGCCCGACGAGGAGGTGCTGGAGGACGGCATCGCCTTCTCCGGCGTCGCCAAGTTCCCCGCGCGCGTGAAGTGCGCACTGCTGGGCTGGATGGCATGGAAGGACGCCACCGGCCAGTCGCTCTCGACCACCGACGCAACCAGCCCCGCCCAGGGAGGCACCGATGACTGA
- a CDS encoding cysteine desulfurase codes for MEGLLPDLEVVRKDFPILSRTTPDGRPLVYLDSANTSQKPQVVIDAMVDHLERHNANVARAMHMLGAEATEAFEGGRDKVASFIGAPERDEVIFTKNASEALNLVANTLALPGPRQVGPGDVVVTTEMEHHSNIVPWQMLTQRTGADLRWFTFDDDGLLDLSQVDELITERTKVVTFTWVSNMLGTINPVAELTRRAHEVGAIVVVDASQAAPQLPIDLAAMAPAERPDVVVFTGHKVVGPTGIGVLWGRRELLEELPPFLGGGEMIETVTMERSTYAGLPHKFEAGTPPIVESVGLGAAVDYLAALDMEAVHRHEQTITAYALDGMATVPGLKVLGPLDARLRGGAISFELDGVHPHDVAQVLDVRGVAVRAGHHCARPAHAKFGVQSSTRMSSYVYTTPGEIDALVEALHYTRSYFKVD; via the coding sequence ATGGAAGGCCTGCTTCCTGACCTCGAGGTCGTCCGCAAGGACTTCCCGATCCTGTCCCGCACCACCCCGGACGGGCGGCCGCTGGTCTACCTCGACAGCGCCAACACCTCGCAGAAGCCGCAGGTGGTGATCGATGCGATGGTCGACCACCTCGAGCGGCACAACGCCAACGTCGCGCGCGCCATGCACATGCTCGGCGCGGAGGCGACCGAGGCGTTCGAGGGCGGCCGGGACAAGGTGGCCTCGTTCATCGGCGCGCCCGAGCGCGACGAGGTGATCTTCACCAAGAACGCCTCCGAGGCGCTCAACCTCGTCGCGAACACCCTTGCCCTGCCGGGTCCCCGACAGGTCGGACCGGGCGATGTCGTGGTCACCACGGAGATGGAGCACCACTCCAACATCGTGCCGTGGCAGATGCTGACCCAGCGCACGGGCGCGGACCTGCGGTGGTTCACCTTCGACGACGACGGCCTGCTCGACCTCTCGCAGGTCGACGAGCTGATCACCGAGCGCACCAAGGTCGTCACCTTCACCTGGGTGTCGAACATGCTCGGCACGATCAACCCGGTCGCCGAGCTGACCCGCCGTGCCCACGAGGTCGGCGCGATCGTGGTCGTGGACGCCTCGCAGGCGGCGCCGCAGCTGCCGATCGACCTGGCCGCCATGGCGCCGGCGGAGCGGCCCGACGTGGTCGTCTTCACCGGCCACAAGGTCGTCGGGCCCACCGGCATCGGTGTCCTGTGGGGTCGCCGAGAGCTGCTGGAGGAGCTGCCGCCGTTCCTCGGCGGTGGCGAGATGATCGAGACCGTCACGATGGAGCGCTCGACCTACGCCGGGCTGCCCCACAAGTTCGAGGCCGGCACCCCGCCGATCGTCGAGTCCGTCGGGCTCGGCGCTGCGGTGGACTACCTCGCCGCCCTCGACATGGAGGCCGTGCACCGTCACGAGCAGACCATCACCGCCTACGCGCTCGACGGCATGGCCACGGTGCCGGGCCTGAAGGTCCTCGGCCCGCTGGACGCCCGGCTGCGCGGGGGAGCGATCTCCTTCGAGCTCGACGGCGTGCACCCCCACGACGTCGCGCAGGTGCTGGACGTGCGCGGTGTCGCCGTGCGGGCCGGGCACCACTGCGCCCGGCCGGCGCACGCGAAGTTCGGCGTGCAGAGCTCGACCCGGATGTCGTCGTACGTCTACACGACGCCGGGCGAGATCGACGCACTGGTCGAGGCGCTGCACTACACCCGTTCCTACTTCAAGGTGGACTGA
- the sufC gene encoding Fe-S cluster assembly ATPase SufC: protein MSTLQITDLQVSVDTEDGPKEILKGVTLTIDSGETHAIMGPNGSGKSTLAYSIAGHPKYTITGGSVTLDGEDVLAMSVDERARAGLFLAMQYPVEVPGVSVANFLRTAKTAIDGEAPKLRTWVKDVNAALEHLNLDSTFSARSVNEGFSGGEKKRHEIAQLELLDPKVAILDETDSGLDIDALKVVSEGVNRFREREGKGVLLITHYTRILRYIQPDKVHVFVDGKVAESGGPELADKLEAEGYESYLKVNA, encoded by the coding sequence ATGAGCACCCTCCAGATCACCGACCTCCAGGTCTCTGTCGACACCGAGGACGGACCCAAGGAGATCCTCAAGGGCGTCACGCTGACCATCGACAGCGGCGAGACCCACGCGATCATGGGGCCCAACGGCTCCGGCAAGTCCACCCTGGCCTACTCCATCGCCGGCCACCCGAAGTACACGATCACCGGCGGCTCGGTCACCCTCGACGGCGAGGACGTGCTGGCGATGTCGGTCGACGAGCGCGCCCGCGCGGGGCTCTTCCTGGCCATGCAGTACCCCGTCGAGGTCCCCGGCGTCTCGGTCGCGAACTTCCTGCGCACCGCGAAGACCGCCATCGACGGCGAGGCGCCCAAGCTGCGCACCTGGGTCAAGGACGTCAACGCCGCGCTCGAGCACCTCAACCTGGACTCGACGTTCTCCGCCCGCTCGGTCAACGAGGGCTTCTCCGGCGGTGAGAAGAAGCGCCACGAGATCGCCCAGCTCGAGCTGCTCGACCCCAAGGTCGCGATCCTCGACGAGACCGACTCCGGTCTCGACATCGACGCGCTCAAGGTCGTCTCCGAGGGCGTGAACCGCTTCCGCGAGCGTGAGGGCAAGGGCGTCCTGCTCATCACCCACTACACCCGCATCCTGCGCTACATCCAGCCCGACAAGGTCCACGTCTTCGTCGACGGCAAGGTCGCAGAGTCCGGCGGGCCGGAGCTGGCCGACAAGCTCGAGGCCGAGGGCTACGAGTCCTACCTCAAGGTCAACGCCTGA
- a CDS encoding non-heme iron oxygenase ferredoxin subunit, protein MAFERACALADVPADEALAVVVGEYSVAVARDGDGPDAEVFALQDQCSHAAVSLSEGEVADCTVECWLHGSRFDLRTGKPSGLPATEPVATFPVEVRDGDIFIDTTTTLNGVTPA, encoded by the coding sequence ATGGCCTTCGAGCGCGCCTGCGCGCTGGCCGACGTCCCCGCCGACGAGGCCCTCGCGGTCGTCGTCGGGGAGTACTCCGTCGCCGTCGCACGCGACGGCGACGGGCCCGACGCCGAGGTCTTCGCACTGCAGGACCAGTGCAGCCACGCGGCGGTCTCGCTCAGCGAGGGCGAGGTCGCCGACTGCACCGTGGAGTGCTGGCTGCACGGCTCCCGCTTCGACCTGCGCACCGGCAAGCCCTCCGGGCTGCCCGCCACCGAGCCGGTGGCCACCTTCCCCGTCGAGGTCAGAGACGGCGACATCTTCATCGACACGACCACCACCCTGAACGGAGTCACCCCCGCATGA